CGCTCTGGACCGCGTGGCGATCGGCCCGAGATTGAGCGGGGCGCGCATCCGCGTGTAGCTCCTTCGCGTGAATCTCCTCCGCGCGTATCTCCTCGCGCCGCCGCGCGTTTGACGTTTTCGTGTGTTATTCGCCGTATTTGCCGGCTATGCTTCGGATCAGTGCGCGGGGGGCGTATGACACGATCGAAATCAACGGCGCAGTCGTACGGACTTCGGGGTTCGGTGACGCGAAGGCTGGCGGCGATCTTGCTGTTTCTGCTCCTGCCCGGCGTCGTGCTGGCGATCGCCGACGAGTCGCGAAGCGCGCCGCCGACCGGAACGCTGGCGCACGTCACGGTATCCCGCCTGGACCCCGAACCGGACGCTGCCGGCGTCATCGGCGGCGCGCTGGATGCCGAATTTGCACCCGTTGTCGGCGGCACGATCCACGAGTTCACACCGCGGCCGCGCTGGTGGAAGATCACCGCGGACCGATCGGTAAGTGCGAAGGAGCATCCGCAACTGGTGCTGCATTCGCCCGGCCACAACACGGTTGAAGCGTGGCTGCCGGGGAGCAGCGAGCCGGTTACCCGCGCGCTTCTCGGGCCTCATGCAGACCAGGGCTTTTCCAGTCGCGGACTGGTGTTCCCGATTCCCTCCGGACTGCCTGCCGGAACCCCCATCTATGTCCACGTCCACTCGCCGGACAGCACGCCGATGGCGGTGTCGATCGAGTCCCTGCGAGACGTCCACCGTGCGGACCTGTCCCATGTGGCCTGGCGGGCCTTGCTGCTGGGCGGCCTCGCGTTGATGGCGCTGCTCGCCCTGGGCTTCTGGGTGGGAATTGGCGAGCGCGGTTACGCGTATCTGAGCCTCAGCATGCTTGCCCAGGTTGGGTTCTTTGCGACCCACAGCGGCGATATCCGCAGGGTGCCCGCGTTGGCGGCGCAATTGGGCGACGACTGGCGGCTGCCGCGTCTGTTTGTGGTTGCGGTCGCGGTTTTCAGCGTGGTTTTTCTCACCCGCTACATGGAGATGCGCGATCGCCAGCCGAAGCTGTGGAACATGCTGTTGGGCTGCACCGTCCTGTTCGCCCTGTTTGCACTGGGCACCTGGCTCAGCGAGGCTTACTGGGTGCCCGTGGTCGGCAACCTGATACTTCTGCTTGGAGCCGCGCTGATCCTGGTGGCGGCCGTGCACGGGTGCCTGCAACGCCGTCGCTCCGGCTACTTCGTGTTGGCGGCCTGGCTGCCGATGATGGTGCTGCTGATCGTCCGGGTGGGCGAGACCAGCGGCCTCTGGGCGGGCCCGCCGTGGCTGATGCATGCACTGCCGGGTGCGTTGCTGCTTGCCGGGCTGGTGTTCATGATCGGACTGAGCGATACCCTGCAGCAACTGCGCCGAGACCGTGACCGCGCCAGCCGCTTGGCGAGCGTGGATGTGCTGACCGGTGCGATGTCACGACCCGCGATCCAGAACCGCCTGAAAGCCTGCGTGGAGGAATCCCATCGCCGGCGGATCCCGTTGTCGGTGGTGTTCTTCGATATCGACCGGTTCAAGCGCATCAACGACGAGTATGGGCACGGTATCGGTGATTCATGCCTGAAAATCATCGCTCTGCGTACCCGCAACCGGCTGCGGACCTACGACAGTCTTGGTCGCTGGGGCGGAGACGAGTTGCTGGTGGTGTTGCCCGACACCCATCTGGAAGAGGCGATGGGCGTTGCGGAAAATCTCCGCTCGGCGGTCAACTGCCGGCCGCTTTCGATCGATGGCCACCTCTTCGATGCCTCGCTCAGCCTGGGTGTCGCCGAGCTCGCCG
The genomic region above belongs to Lysobacter avium and contains:
- a CDS encoding diguanylate cyclase yields the protein MLFLLLPGVVLAIADESRSAPPTGTLAHVTVSRLDPEPDAAGVIGGALDAEFAPVVGGTIHEFTPRPRWWKITADRSVSAKEHPQLVLHSPGHNTVEAWLPGSSEPVTRALLGPHADQGFSSRGLVFPIPSGLPAGTPIYVHVHSPDSTPMAVSIESLRDVHRADLSHVAWRALLLGGLALMALLALGFWVGIGERGYAYLSLSMLAQVGFFATHSGDIRRVPALAAQLGDDWRLPRLFVVAVAVFSVVFLTRYMEMRDRQPKLWNMLLGCTVLFALFALGTWLSEAYWVPVVGNLILLLGAALILVAAVHGCLQRRRSGYFVLAAWLPMMVLLIVRVGETSGLWAGPPWLMHALPGALLLAGLVFMIGLSDTLQQLRRDRDRASRLASVDVLTGAMSRPAIQNRLKACVEESHRRRIPLSVVFFDIDRFKRINDEYGHGIGDSCLKIIALRTRNRLRTYDSLGRWGGDELLVVLPDTHLEEAMGVAENLRSAVNCRPLSIDGHLFDASLSLGVAELAEGESAAQLLDRVDAALYASKAAGRDRVTGRVPVVATAEPA